A region from the Panthera uncia isolate 11264 chromosome D3 unlocalized genomic scaffold, Puncia_PCG_1.0 HiC_scaffold_8, whole genome shotgun sequence genome encodes:
- the TMEM119 gene encoding LOW QUALITY PROTEIN: transmembrane protein 119 (The sequence of the model RefSeq protein was modified relative to this genomic sequence to represent the inferred CDS: deleted 1 base in 1 codon), whose amino-acid sequence MVSAVVPRLLVSLLLLLRALPAVAYSVPLQAAFLEDTGGSGEAEGSSASSPSLPPPRTPALSPTSLGPRPTPLAGPRPPTNFLDGIVDFFRQYVMLIAVVGSLVFLLMFIVCAALITRQKHKASAYYPSSFPKKKYVDQSDRAGGPRAFSEVPDRAPDGRSEEALDSSQQLQADILAATQNLKSPARAAPGGGDGTRMEGKSEEDESGSREGGQEAQGRGVPGEKAEVPDEPCAVGAEEALEAGQGQGESEAAPSSAQEARGPAGPPEGPCASGIAPKV is encoded by the exons ATGGTTTCCGCCGTGGTCCCCAGGCTGCTCGTgtctctgctgcttctcctcaGGGCCCTGCCCGCGGTGGCCTACTCCGTGCCCCTGCAGGCCGCCTTCCTGGAGGACACAGGGGGCAGCGGGGAGGCCGAGGGCTCATCGGCCTCCTCCCCGAGCCTCCCG CCCCCCCGGACCCCGGCCCTCAGCCCCACGTCTCTGGGGCCCCGGCCCACGCCCCTGGCgggccccaggccccccaccAACTTCCTGGACGGGATTGTGGACTTCTTCCGCCAGTACGTGATGCTCATCGCCGTGGTGGGCTCCCTGGTGTTCCTGCTGATGTTCATCGTCTGCGCCGCCCTCATCACCCGCCAGAAGCACAAGGCCTCGGCCTACTACCCCTCGTCTTTCCCCAAGAAGAAGTACGTGGACCAGAGTGACCGGGCCGGGGGCCCCCGCGCCTTCAGCGAGGTCCCCGACCGGGCTCCCGACGGCCGGTCCGAGGAAGCCCTGGATTCCTCCCAGCAGCTCCAGGCTGACATCCTTGCCGCCACCCAGAACCTCAAGTCCCCCGCCAGAGCTGCCCCGGGCGGTGGAGACGGAACCAGGATGGAGGGCAAGTCGGAGGAAGACGAGAGCGGCAGCCGGGAGGGGGGCCAGGAAGCCCAGGGACGTGGGGTCCCGGGGGAGAAAGCCGAGGTGCCAGATGAGCCATGCGCGGTGGGGGCGGAGGAGGCTCTGGAGGCCGGCCAAGGCCAAGGCGAGTCAGAAGCGGCTCCTTCATCAGCCCAGGAAGCCAGAGGACCCGCTGGTCCCCCCGAGGGCCCCTGTGCTTCCGGTATCGCCCCCAAGGTCTAA